Genomic window (Nitrososphaerota archaeon):
CTATGTAGTTACTGCCTGCTACACGGCCTGTTGGCGTCATGAACCTGTTTACAATCAAGACTGGTGCGTCTGTTGCATTAAGTTCGCGAATAGATAGAAACGAGCATCCTCCTCCACTGCAACTGGATCCAACCGCACCTGCTGCTGTGCGTATAACGCTTCCGAGGGCTACATTAGTCTTCCCAGCATTTGTAGCACTTCCATTAAGGCCTGCTACATAATTATTAACAGCACTAAACTTTGCACATTCAGCATTACATGACATGTTAGCTACGTGCGAAATCCACGAACCGTCAGTGAGCTGATCAACAAGAAGTTTCTTCGCAGGACCTGGGTTACCACCAGTAGGTGTAATAGTTAGCTTTAGCGATGGTGCGGCTGAGGATGCCAAATTGTTATCAGAATCACTTATCTGGATTCTTAGTGTGCTGTTCCCGTACAGCTTAGAGTGAGATAGTAGCAATGTACCTGTCACTGCAGCTGAAGCCTTCGGAACGAAGGCAGGCGCAGCTATGAATACAGAACTAGTTACTAGTAGCACTATGAATGCTACTGCGTGCATTTTTTCCGTCAGTTTTACTTTTCGATTATCCAATCTATGGACACACCTATTAATTGTAGGAGCAGGTTTTAGAAATTAGTATATAACTATTGTGGACAAATCGTCCATTATTCGGATAAAATAGGACACAGTTTTTACTAACTGGTCAATACTTTTGAGCAAGCATGGACAAATCATGGGCAAAACCGCCCTTTACCCTTCTTGGCTTATTTTCAAGGCTCATAATCAAAAATAACCCCGATTTGGGCAATCTTGAGGATGCTCCTAATATACTTTTAGCCGAGCTATCATGCCAAATGAATCTTACAGACCAGCCAAGTGAGACTGTCTATCATCCTAACACTCAAGGTTAATTAGCAAATATACCCCTTTGTCGTGGCAGCAGAACTAGTTGGTTATCAATTGACCGTAGAAAACATAGTCGACCACCACATAGCTAATTGGCTTAGGAGATCCAAACAAGCAATACGTCATTATAGACGCGTGCATGGGCTGGGGAAAGGTAGGGTACAAACTTAGAGGAGGCTACCCTGAACATAAATTGAAGATATACGGCTATGATGTTTATGAGCCTGCAATGAAGTTCGCAGCAGAACTTGGTAATGCGTACTCCGAGATTAGGGCATTAGATCTGGGAAAGGTAGATTTCCCGCACTCTGATAAAGTCGCAGATGTAGGCATCTCACTTGGTGTGTTGGCTCATCTAACCAAGGAGGAAGGCTTCCATTTACTGAAAGAACTCGACAGAGTTTGCAAACATTTTATTGTGACAGCACCCACAGTTCTTTTTCAGCATAGAAGCCATGGCAATGACCCAAATATAGAGCCTCTGCGGCACAAGTCCTTTTGGTCTGCACAGGACTTTATGCAGTCTCATATGCATGTTAGAGGATGGGGAATAAGGGATAGAACAGAGAAATCGACCTTTCTTGACACCTTTTTCTCACCGTGGACATATGCGCTCTCTGCGATTCATCCAAGACTCAGCTGGTTTAGCGGCGGCCTAGTCGCATGGAAATAGTTCTAGTTAGCTAAAGCTATTAGTATCCTTTAAGCAGTTCTCCGTTTTGCAAGTCCTGTTAGTTAGGAAGGTTTGCAACAAGATCCTTAACATTACACAACTGCATGCTATACATGCAGGGAAATCACTGCATCTTATACGGCTGAACCTGCTGAAGTCGCTGGGGTTTGAAGGAAACTGCAAAAGGAAATATGAATCAGTCAGGGGCTTGGGGGACATCTGACCTGATTGGCGGTGAGACTCCATGGGGTAATATGGCTGTAGATAAGGAAACTGGAAAAAATCCATTCAATTCTTTTGGCTTGTGCCTAAGGAAGTTGGCAGAAGTGCTGATAAATTGGTTTTAGGCCACACGGATATTTTCTGATTTTTTGTTTGCTTGAATCGATTTTGTCAGCGACGAATTATACCAAATAGTTAAAATAGATAAGCCTACTTCGGAGGTGCGATAGCTTTTGAAAGGCGATCAGGCACTAGGTGCTGCGGTAATGGTTGGCAGCATTATTGCAGTAATTGTATACGCTTGGCTTCTATTCGTCGTTGCTCCTCAACTCCTCCTTCAACTCACCGCTTTTGTTGCTGTGGCAGGTGTCTTAGGTATTGTAGCTTGGATAGGATGGACCATGGCCACTACTCCTCCCCCACCGCCTATTGAATTGGAGCCAACTACAACATCTTCTAAACAGGAACCTGAACGGACGGGGTCTGAAGGCAAGTCCAAGAAGAAGGCTTCAGGTTAACAGCATTTTTGGAACCTGTTTAAGGGTCAAAACTGATGACCCCGATTAGCTGCAATGGAGTTCTGATAACCATTCGAACAGAAAATTCAGGGATGAGTGAGATAGTTCCGTTTGGCTGATGCCGATAGGGTTCTTCAGCAAACAGATAAATGCATTAGTTGACCCTAAGAGATATTATGGCATCTTCAGATGTTGATGCGAGCGAGTATGACCTAGGAACGACTTCAGTCAGACTTGTGAGAGTGGGGAATATTGTCCAAATTTTCTTCAGCAATAAATTAGAGGCCAAATTCTTCTATAATGATATTGCAACAAGGTTTAAAAGAGCTGAAGTGGAATTCAGGAGGAAGTAGGCTTTTGGGTCTAAGTAAGAGGAAGAAACAAGAGATTCGGGCGCTTTCAGAAGCTTCTTACGAGGCACTCATGGATCTTGTAAAGTCCAAAAGCCGCTCAAAACAGATGCTAAAGGTTAATACACAATAGAATACTAGCGTGCAAGAAAGATACTGATGAAAATCATTTGGCACAGAGATTGCATAATACTATTCTGTTAGCCATCGGCTCGCGAACCCCTTCTGCGTTTAGATTTCATTCAAAGCGCCAAAGAGTCAACAGCACCGCTATCTGTCTTTTCTAGTTGAAGCCTAGGCAAGGTGTGCATTGCTCAGGAAGGTTTTCTGATTTCTTCCTTCAGGATGATGGATATGGCATAGAGCATGACGCTAGTGAGGAGGATAAGTGTACCTACGGTAAAGAAGAAGATCGCGCCCAATGCAAAGGGCACGCTGAAGTATCTGCTGGCATTGTAGAGATCTATAACTATGGTAGAGATGTAGAGACCTATGCCTAGTAAGGTCAGGCCAGGGAGCCCAAGTAGGAGGAGAGGTCTACCTAATACGATCTTTTGAAGGATGTATGAGACTACTGTGTAGCCATGGTTGAAGGGGTTGTAAGTCGATGTGTCCCCTTCGTATCTGATCGTGATGGGAATCTCTATTACGCGTAGCCCCTTTTTAGTTGCGTCCAAAAGGATTTCGGAGTCGGTTTCGATGCCGTCGGCCTTCAATTCGATGATTTTCAATGCTTGT
Coding sequences:
- a CDS encoding class I SAM-dependent methyltransferase, giving the protein MGWGKVGYKLRGGYPEHKLKIYGYDVYEPAMKFAAELGNAYSEIRALDLGKVDFPHSDKVADVGISLGVLAHLTKEEGFHLLKELDRVCKHFIVTAPTVLFQHRSHGNDPNIEPLRHKSFWSAQDFMQSHMHVRGWGIRDRTEKSTFLDTFFSPWTYALSAIHPRLSWFSGGLVAWK